In Acidimicrobiia bacterium, the DNA window CACCGTGCCGAACAACGCGATGATCACCGACTCCCACCGCACGGTCGACCGCACCTGGGCACGGCTCATGCCAACCGCGCGGAGCAGCCCGATCTCACGCGTGCGCTCGTAGATCGAGAGCGCGAGGGTCACGCCGATACCGAACAGGGCGATGATGATCGCCATCAGGAGCAGCGCGTAGATCAGCGTCAGCAGCTGCGTGATCTGCTTCTTCTGATCGTTCTTGAACTCCTGGCGGTTCTCGAGCTTGCCCTGCGGAAACTTGTCCATCACCTTCTCGAGCGCGGGGCGCACGCTCGCCGCCGAAACCCCCGGCTTCGCCTTCACGAAGACGGACACGTCGGACTGGTCGGCGAAGTTCTGCTGGTACGCGGGGAGCGAGATCACGTAGCTCCCGAACGCGGGCTGGCTGTAGATCGCCTGGATCGTGAAGGTCGTGTGGCCCGTGAGCGTGAACTGCACCGGAACCTTCGACCCGAGCTTCCAGCCCTTGTCCTTCGCGACCTTCTTGTCGACCGCGAGACCGTGGTCGCCCATCGACGCGAGGCTGCCGTCCTTCACCTGGAGGTCGAACAACGAGTTCACGATCTTCAGGTCGGTCGCCTGGAGCTGCTGCACCGAACCGTCGACCTTCGCGGGTCCGATCTTCAGACCGGTCGCGCGCTCGATGCCGGGCACCGCGCCGAGCTGCGTCTCGATCGACGGCGGCAGCGTGGTACCGAAGCCGCCGACGTTGACGATGTAGTCGGCCTTCATCGACTGGTCGATCGCGTGGTTGACGGACGCGGTCGCCGATGCCGCGAACACGGTGACGAAACCGACGAGACCGACGCCGATCATCAGCGCGGCCGCGGTCGCCGACGTTCGCTTCGGGTTGCGCATCGCGTTCTCGCGCGCGAGCCGCCCGGTGATGCCGCGCAGCTTCGGCAACGGCGCGCCGATGATGCGCGCCGCGGGCCGCGCGAAGACCGGGCCGAGGATCGTGACGCCGATGAACACGAGCAGCGCGCCGCCACCGACCTTCGGCAACGCGTTCGAGCCGCCGCCGAAGAGCCCCTGCAGCAGGCTCACCACACCCAACAGCGTGACGATGAGGCCGATCACGAGCCGGCGCTTGCTGAGCTTGGTGGACTCGACCGCGACGTCGCGGAGCGCGGCGATCGGCGGGACGCGCGAGGCGCGCACCGCCGGCCACATCGCCGCGAGCAGCGTGACGATCACGCCGGTGAGTCCCGCGGTGAGGATCGTGCCGACCGTGACGACCGGGCTCGTGGCCGGAATGTCGAACCCGATGCCCGATAGCAAGGCCTTGAGCCCGACCGCCAACCCGATTCCCCCGACGACGCCGACGATCGACGCGACGAGACCGGTCGCGAGCGCTTCGAGGAACACGCTGCCGAGGATCTGTCCGCGACCCGCGCCGATCGATCGGAGCAGCGCCATCTCGCGCGTGCGTTGCGCGATCGTGATCGAGAACGTGTTGTAGATCACGAACGAACCGACGAGCAGGGCGATGATCGCGAAGACGAGCAGGAACGTCTTGATGAACTTGATGAAGGTCTGGAAGTTGTCCTGCTGCTCCTTCACCGCGGCCTGGCCGGTGATGACCTCGATCCCCTTCTGACCGGTCAGTGCCTGCCGCAGTCGCTGCGCGAGCACCGTCTGGCTCGTGCCCGACGACGCCGCGACGTCGATCGACGTGACCTTGCCCGGCGCGGTGAGCAGCCGCTCCGCGGTCGGCTGGGTGAAGAACGTGAGCGTCGCGCCGAGCGGGCTGTCGACGGACCCGAACTTCACGATGCCGGTGAGGCGATAGAGGTTCGATCCACCGTTCGCCGAGCTGACGACGATGCGGACCTGGTCGCCGATCTTGAAGTGGCCCTGGTCGGCGGAATGCTTGTCGATGACGATGTCGTTCGGTTGCTCGGGCGGCTTGCCCGAGATGAGGTGCACCGCGCGCAACGTGGAGTTCGGATCCCACGCGAAGCCGAGACCGGGCGCGCCGCTCGTCTTCGTGATCGCCTTGCCGTCGCGCCCGACGACGAACGCGAGGCCCTGCACGTCGAGGCTCGCGGCCTGCACTCCGGGCACGTTCTTGACCGTGTCGAGCAGGCTCGCGTCGATCCAGTTGCGTTGCTGCTGACCCTCGGACTTGAACGCGGCCTTCGCACGCACCGTCGCCGACAAGCCCGTGTTGACCTGCACCGCGAGCGTGTCGAAGGTGTGCGTGATCGTGTCGGAGAGCACGAGCGTCCCCGCCATGAACGCGACGCCGAGCACGATCGCGATCGACGTCAGGACGACGCGCAGCTTCTTCGCAAGGATTCCGCGGATCGCGACCTTCAGCATCGATCAGCCGCCGAGCTTGCGCATCATGTCGATCACGCCGTCGGATGTCGGCGCGCTCAGCTCGTCGACGATTTTGCCGTCGGCGAGGAACACGACGCGTCCCGCGTAGCCCGCGGCGACGGGATCGTGCGTCACCATCACGATCGTCTGACCGTGATCGCGTACGACATCGCGCATGAAGCCGAGGATCTCCGCTCCCGCGCGCGAGTCGACGTTGCCGGTCGGCTCGTCGGCGAACACGATCTGCGGACGGCTCGCAAGCGCGCGTGCGACGGCGACGCGCTGCTGCTGACCACCCGACAGCTCCGACGGCCGGTGCGAGAGCCGCGAGCGCAAGCCGACGATGTCGATGACGTGATCGACCCACGCTTCGTCGGGATCGGTTCCCGCGAGCGACATCGGCAGGACGATGTTCTCGATCGCGGTGAGCGTCGGGATGAGGTTGAACGTCTGGAAGACGAAGCCCAACCGATCGCGACGAACGCGCGTCAGGTCCTTCTCACCGAGATGCGTGATGTCGAGCTCACCGAGATAGACCTGACCGGTCGTCAATCGATCGAGACCCGCGAGGCAGTGCAGCAACGTGCTCTTGCCCGAACCCGACGGACCCATGATCGCGGTGAATTGGTGGCTCGCGAAGTCGACGGTGATGTGGTCGAGCGCGCGCACCTCGGCCTCGCCTTCGCCATACACCTTCGACGCGTCCGCCGCGCGCGCGGCAAGCGCGGCAGCGGAAGCGGGCGGGGGCGGAGCAGGAACCGGTTGAGTCGTCGCAGACATGAATCAACTCTCGTGCGGTGGGGGAAGTAGTGGAAACGAGTCTCGTGCGCCCGGGGAAGCGCGCGCAACGAGGTTACGACGCCGGTGCACCGAGATCGGGCTCGTCGACGGTGTGATCTTCGTCACTCATCGCAATCGACGGTTCCACGGATGTCGCACGGCGCGCGAGCGCCACGAACCACACCGTTGCGATCACGCAGAGCGCGGCGCTCAGCAGCGCGTTGAACCGAACACCGAGAACGCGCGTTGCCGGATCACTGCGCATCAACTCGAAGAAGAATCGCCCGAACGTGTACAGGGCGACATACAACGCAAACGTCTGACCGGGTCGCGTCCGGAAACGGTGTTCGAGCCACATGAGCACGCCGAACACCGCGAGACACCAGAGCGACTCGTACAAGAACGTCGGCTGAAATGTCTTGTACGCGAGGTATTGCGCGGGACGATGCGCGACGTCGATCTCGAGTCCCCACGGGAGCTTCGTGGGGCGGCCGAACAGCTCCTGATTGAAATAGTTGCCCCAACGTCCGATCGCCTGCGCGAGCACGACGCCGGGCGCAACCGCGTCGAGCAGCATGCCCTTCGCCAGATGCTTGCGGTGCGCCTCGACGAGCAGCGCGATCACACCGCCGCCGACCGCGCCCCAGATCGACAGCCCGCCCTGCCAGATCTTCAACGTGCCCGCGATGCCGCCCTGGTCCCAGTTGTAGCCCGTGAACAGGTGATAGACGCGCGCTCCGATCACGCCCGAGATCACGACCGCGACGCCGATCTCGCCGATGACGCCGGGGCGCCCGCCCTTTGCCTCCCAACGGCGTTCCGCGACCGACGCCGCGACGAGCACACCGATCGCGAGGCAGAGCCCGTACGCGTGCAGCGGGATCGGGCCGAGGTGCAGGATGCCCTTCGCAGGGCTGGGGATGTACGCGGTCATCATGGTCGCACTCGCTGCAGGCCGGGATACCCGGCCCGGGGGCGCTCGCCGCTCCGCACGCGGGTTGGGATCGTCATTGATCTCTTGCCCTCATCATTCCAGGATCGCGCGGCCCGAGCCGATACCCGCGTCGGGGAACCGACATCGGGGGGAGTCACGTGTACGCACGATCAGCTCAAGACCGTGCCCGGCTCCGCGTTCGAAGTCGTCGACACCGGCCCCATCCGTCACTAGTGGTACTGCGTTATTCGGCGATACGCCGATAACGCAGTACCACTATTTGATGAGGCGCGAGAGTCTGCGGTCGGCAAGGACCTTGCCGCCGGTCTGGCAGCGCGGGCAGTAGACGACCTCGTGCGACTCGTACGAGACGCGCTTGAGGTCGTCGCCGCACACGGGACACGGCACGCCCGCCTTGCCGTGCACGACGAAGTGCCCACCGAGCTTGTTCTCCGACAACCCGCCCGTGCGCGTGCGCTCGCGCTCGAGCCCGTCGGCGAGGACCGCGCGCACGGAGTCGAGCAGTCGCTCGCGCTCGTCGGCATCGAGCGTCTTCAACGACGCGTACGGCGAGAGTCGCGCGCGGTGCAGCGCGTCGTCGGCATAGCCGCGGCCGACACCCGACACGGTGCGCTGGTCGCGCAGCAGCGTGTGGATGCGCCGACCGTCGGTGCCTTCGCGCACGAGCCGCGCGAACTCCTCGTTGTCGGGCTCGGGACCGAGCTTCTCGAGCGGCCCGTCGTCGCCCTCGCCGACGATCCACCATCCGGCCTTGCGCTCGGTGCCGTGCTCGCGCACGAGCAACGCGAGGACGCGGTCGTCGTCGGGCACGGTGAACCGCAGGCGGACGACCGAGCCCTTCGGCCGGGTCTTCTTGGGCGGGTCCTCGATGTCGAGCCGGCCCGCCTGCGAGAGGTGCACGAGGATCCGGGGACCACCGAGCTCGAACACGAGGTACTTACCCCGCCGGCCCACGCGCTCGAGCGGGTTGCCGACGAGCGCCTCCGGCGCCGGGCTCACCGTCTTGAGGCCGGTGAAGCCGAGCGGCTCGTAACCCTCGAACACGGTACCGGTGAGCCGGTCGGTGAGGCGCTCGGCGAGGGCCTGCATCTGGGGCATCTCGGGCACGTCGAAACGCTATCGGAGCCGGCGAACGGGCTCGGGCGGCCGCGCGCCGGAACCCGGGCCGGGCCGATCGGGCATGCGACCGGGAGAACCGGCAAGCACGGCCCCGTCTCGGCGCCGCGACGGCCCGATTGGTGCAGAACCTGTGTAACAAACCGGCTCAGGTTTTGCGGCCGTGGTGCCGATCATGTGCAGGAACACAGGTTCGGGCGAAAGGGCGGAGATGAGCTTCAGGACGAAGAAGTCGGGCGAGGGCAAGGACGACGCGAAGAGCTTCGAGCACGCGTCGGGTTACACCGATCTCGAGAGCGTCCTCGGCGACCACACGCTGAACGCCGATCGCGAAGCCGTCACGGTCGCGCCGAAGGGCTACCGCGCGCGCAGCATCGCCAAGTCGACGCCGCGCCGCTAACCCGCCGCAACCCGTCGCGGGCAGCGGCGAGCGAAGCGAGCGAGCGCCGTCGTCCACTCCCATCCCGCGTCTCGGATCGGCGCCGCGCGAGCGCGCGATCAGTCGGAGGAGTCCGCGCACAGCGGAGCACGTGCGACCATCAGGATCGCGCGCCGAGGCTCCCGGCGAACGTGGGCGCGCCGATCGTCCACGCGGGACCGGAGCCCCAGTCGCGGCGCGTGCGCTGCGCAAGGAATTCGCCGTGGTCGCGCGTCGCCGCGATCCACTGCTTCATCGTCGCGACGCCTTCGGCGATCGACCAGAAGTCCTCCTCCGAGGAGAACTTCCCGTCGCCCGCGTACTCGAGGATCGTGATGCCGCGGAAGTCGATCGGCGGCTGCGCGGCATCGGGATGGTCGCGCCGGTTCTGCATCGAGACGACGAGCCGGTCACCCTCGATGATGTGCCACTCGTACACCGTGTAGATCGAGCCGTACTCCTCCATCGTCGGCTTGATCCACGCGCGCACCTCCTCGCGACCGTTGCGGTTCCCGAGCTGGTGCTCGATGTACGTGACATCGGCGGTGAAGCATTCGTCGCACCACGCGTCCCAGTCCTCGCCCACCGCGCCGAGCTCCCAGTACGTGCGGAACGCGGCCTCGACTTCGTCACGATCGAACGTCATGGGGGCGCAGCCTAGAAGTCGTGCGCCGCGGGCTCCACGAGCGTGAGCCGGATACCGTCCCCGCGCATGAACGAGGAGCATCTCGCGGTCTGCGCGAGCGACGAGTGGCGCGATGCGTTGAAGCAATGGATCATGCCGTGGGCGCTGACGGGCGTGGAGCTCGGCGCCGACGTGATCGAGATCGGCCCGGGCCCCGGTCTCACGACCGACGAGCTCCGGCAGCAGGTCGCGCGGCTCACGGCCGTCGAGCTCGACCCGTCGCTCGCCGGCGCGCTCGCGGAACGACTCGCGGGAACGAACGTCGAGGTGGTGAACGCGGATGCGACCGCGATCCCACTCGACGACGACCGCTTCACGGGCGCGGTCTCCTTCACGATGCTGCACCACGTGCCGACGCTCGAGCTCCAGGACCGCATCTTCGGCGAGCTCGCACGCGTCCTCGCGCCGGACGGCGCGCTCGTGCTCTCCGACAGCGTGGCCAGCGACGACCTGCGTGCGTTCCACGACGGCGACACGTACAACCCGGTCGACCCGACGACGGTCGACGCGCGGCTGGCGCGTGCCGGCTTCGACGCGATCGACGTGCGGGTCAACGAATACGGCTGGGCCGCACACGCGCGCAAGCGGTGACGCCCGACGCTCAGGAACCGCCCTTGCGCCGCGCTTCGAAGCGGCTGCGGATGAGCTCACGGCGCGCCTGCACGTCGCGGTAGGTCAGCTTCTCGACGTCGGCCGGCAGTCCCATCGCGGCCTTCACCGACGCGGCGTCGAACACGGTCGCGAGCGCGGGGTCGACGCCCATCTCCATCGCGAGCCGCTCGCCGTGGCGCGCGCCGATCTCCATGTGGACCTTCTGGATCTCCTCGAGGATGTCGAGATCGGGCGCGAGCGTCGCGATCGCGCCGTCGAGGAACATCATGTTCTTCACGAAGAGCATGAGCTCCTTCGGCGCGCGGGCGCCGTACGCAAGCAGTTGCTTCGTGAGGTCCTGGAGCTGATGCACGAGCTCGTCGGCCGACAGCGTCGTCGGGTCGACGAGAGGCTGGTCGAGCCCGAGGTCGCGCGACACCGCGTCGAGATCGGTGTCGGCCGGGAACGCGCCGAGGTCGCGCAGCGCGCCGAGCTGCGCGCGGATGTCGCCCGTCGTCGCGCCCATGAGCAGGAAGAGGAATGCGATGCGCTTCAGCGGGGTCAGCCGTCCGGTGATGCCGAAGTCCATGAGCGCGGTGCGGCCGTCCGGTTGCACGCGGAGGTTGCCGCCGTGCAGGTCGCCGTGGAAGACGCCGTAGAGCATGGCGCCCTCCATGAAGGCGACGAGGCCCGCGTGCAAGACCGCTTCGGTGTCGACGCCGGCGCGCTTCATCGACGCGACGTCGTCCCACGCGAAGCCGTCGAGGCGCTCCATCACGAGCACGCGTCGGGTCACGTAGCGCGGGTGCGGTCGCGGCACGATCGTCGCCCGTTGACCCGTCTCGGCGAGGACGCGCGCGATGTCGAGCATGTTCTCGGCCTCGAGCCGGAAGTCGAGCTCTTCGACGATCGTCTCCGCGAACAGCTCGACGAGCGCGGGCGGGTTCGCGAGCGCGGCGACCGGGATGCGGCCGATGAGACGCGGCGCCAGCCATGCGAGCGCCTGCAGGTCTTCACGCACGAGGCGCGCGACCTTCGGCCGTTGCACCTTGACGACGACCTCCTCGCCGGTGTGCAGCGTCGCCGCGTGCACCTGCGCAATCGACGCGGCCGCGATCGGCTCACGCTCGAAGCGTGAGAACACGGCCTCGATGCGCTTCCCGAGGTCGGCCTCGACGACCTCGCGCACGTGCTCGAAGGTCTCGGGCGGAACGCGGTCGCGCAGCAGCTTGAACTCGGAGACCAGCTCCTCGGGGAAGAGCCCCTCCCCCGACGACACGATCTGCCCCATCTTGATGTACGTCGGTCCGAGGTGCGCGAACGCGACGCGAAGCCGCCGCGAGAGCGCGCGGCGGCGCGCGCTCGGCTCCTGCCGGCGCTCGACCGCGTACCAGATGCCGAGGGCCACGCCGACGCGCGCGCTGACGTCGAGCACGCGCCGCACGGGCGGCACCTTGCGCGGCTTCAGGAGGCGCGGCGCCTCGGCGTTGGCGCGCTCGCGCAGGGCTTCGAGGCCGACGCGCCACGACATCGCGTCGGGGTCGACGACCCACGGACCCCGGTCGGAGAAGCCGAAGTCGGCGACGTCGGACGCGAGCGCATTCGCAGGTTCCGGTCCGCCCTCGCTCGACACACTCGGAGGGTAGACGTGGAGGCCCGCGCCCCAAGATTTCTGGTCGCGCACGCTGCGCTCGCCGCTCCTGACGCCTCGGCACGCACGTCGGGCGGGCCGCAAAGCGACCCGCCCGTCGTGCGAGAACTTGTTGCCGGTGGCGCGGCGCGCCTTACAACCCGGAGCAGCGGCCCATCCAGGGACCCGCGCCCTGCCAGTGGTACAGGTCGAGCGCGAGCAGGTCCTGATCCGGGATGCTCGCCTGCGCGGGGTCGACGCCGACGAGGTCGAGGCGACCGGCGCGCAACGCGGCGTTGTTCCAAGTCGAGCGGGAGAACTGGTACGCACCGCGGTACGTACCCGACGGGTTCACGGCCTGGTAGCCGTTGTCGTACGCCGGCGGCGTGTGACTCGACTCGTGCGAACGCGTGCACACGAGGAACGGGTTCATGTGATCGACGAGGTCGGGCTGCTGGGCCTGCACGGTCCAGTAGCCGCCACCCGCGCGGGCGGCGACGCCGACCGTTGCCGCGCCCGGCGCTTCGACCGCCGGTGTCGCGGCCGCGATCACGCCGGTGTCGAAGCCGAGCACCGATCCGTCGCGCCGCGCGACCCAGTAGCCCTGGGTTCCGGCGGCGATGCCGGTCGCGTCCTTGACGTGCTCGGGTGCCTCGGAGCCGGAGAAGACCGCGTCGCCGAACGCGAACACGCCGCCGTCGCTCGAGACGAGCCAGTAGCCATGGTGCGTCGGCGTCGACGCGATGCCGGTCACGTCGGTGTGGTTGGGCAGCCCGGCGATGGAGCCGAGGAACGACGCGTCACCGAAGGCGAACACGCCGCCGTCGCGAGCGACGAGCCAGTAGCCGTTGCCGTCGGCGGCCGACGCGATGCCCACGATCGGCGCGTTGATGGAGCGGCCGCCGACCGAGCCGAAGAACTTTGCGTCGCCGAACGAGAAGACACCGCCGTCACGCGCGACGAGCCAGTAGCCGCGGCCCGACGGCGTCGACGCGAGGCCGACGATCTGCTGGTTCAAGTGCTGTCCGCCCGCAGAGCCGAAGAAGCCGGCGCTGCCGAAGGCGAACACGCCGCCGTCCTGCGCGGCGATCCAGTAGCCCCCGCCCGACGGCGTCGACGCGATCGCGGCGTAGGGCGCGCTCGACGCGACGTTCGCGGTGAGCACGGGCGCGCCGGCGAAGGCGTGCACGGTGTTCGCCGGCGAGATCGTCGCCTGCGCGCTCTTGCCGCGGGCGCCGACGGTGGCGAAGCCACCGATCACGAGACTCGCGGCCGCGAGTCCGACGAGCACCCGCCCGGTGCCGCGCCGGCGACCGACGAGCACTCCGGACATGCGCCGGGCCCGAGCCCGGCACCGGCCGAGCTGGCCGGCACGACGCGCACCGTGTGCCGCAACCGGCACCGGCGACGCGCTCGTCGCGAAGTTCGCGACATTCGACACGTCGAGCTGCGGACCGTCGCCCTCGATCCGCTCGTTCGTCCGGTCGACGACATTCCGCCCCGCCGTCGTCGTGCTCGCAGCCCCAGCGAGC includes these proteins:
- a CDS encoding FtsX-like permease family protein — its product is MLKVAIRGILAKKLRVVLTSIAIVLGVAFMAGTLVLSDTITHTFDTLAVQVNTGLSATVRAKAAFKSEGQQQRNWIDASLLDTVKNVPGVQAASLDVQGLAFVVGRDGKAITKTSGAPGLGFAWDPNSTLRAVHLISGKPPEQPNDIVIDKHSADQGHFKIGDQVRIVVSSANGGSNLYRLTGIVKFGSVDSPLGATLTFFTQPTAERLLTAPGKVTSIDVAASSGTSQTVLAQRLRQALTGQKGIEVITGQAAVKEQQDNFQTFIKFIKTFLLVFAIIALLVGSFVIYNTFSITIAQRTREMALLRSIGAGRGQILGSVFLEALATGLVASIVGVVGGIGLAVGLKALLSGIGFDIPATSPVVTVGTILTAGLTGVIVTLLAAMWPAVRASRVPPIAALRDVAVESTKLSKRRLVIGLIVTLLGVVSLLQGLFGGGSNALPKVGGGALLVFIGVTILGPVFARPAARIIGAPLPKLRGITGRLARENAMRNPKRTSATAAALMIGVGLVGFVTVFAASATASVNHAIDQSMKADYIVNVGGFGTTLPPSIETQLGAVPGIERATGLKIGPAKVDGSVQQLQATDLKIVNSLFDLQVKDGSLASMGDHGLAVDKKVAKDKGWKLGSKVPVQFTLTGHTTFTIQAIYSQPAFGSYVISLPAYQQNFADQSDVSVFVKAKPGVSAASVRPALEKVMDKFPQGKLENRQEFKNDQKKQITQLLTLIYALLLMAIIIALFGIGVTLALSIYERTREIGLLRAVGMSRAQVRSTVRWESVIIALFGTVLGLIIGVFFGWALVHALADQGLNRLALPPGQLIILLVLGALVGSLAAWSPARRAAKLDILQAIVTE
- a CDS encoding ABC transporter ATP-binding protein: MSATTQPVPAPPPPASAAALAARAADASKVYGEGEAEVRALDHITVDFASHQFTAIMGPSGSGKSTLLHCLAGLDRLTTGQVYLGELDITHLGEKDLTRVRRDRLGFVFQTFNLIPTLTAIENIVLPMSLAGTDPDEAWVDHVIDIVGLRSRLSHRPSELSGGQQQRVAVARALASRPQIVFADEPTGNVDSRAGAEILGFMRDVVRDHGQTIVMVTHDPVAAGYAGRVVFLADGKIVDELSAPTSDGVIDMMRKLGG
- the lgt gene encoding prolipoprotein diacylglyceryl transferase, which codes for MMTAYIPSPAKGILHLGPIPLHAYGLCLAIGVLVAASVAERRWEAKGGRPGVIGEIGVAVVISGVIGARVYHLFTGYNWDQGGIAGTLKIWQGGLSIWGAVGGGVIALLVEAHRKHLAKGMLLDAVAPGVVLAQAIGRWGNYFNQELFGRPTKLPWGLEIDVAHRPAQYLAYKTFQPTFLYESLWCLAVFGVLMWLEHRFRTRPGQTFALYVALYTFGRFFFELMRSDPATRVLGVRFNALLSAALCVIATVWFVALARRATSVEPSIAMSDEDHTVDEPDLGAPAS
- a CDS encoding DNA-formamidopyrimidine glycosylase family protein — protein: MPQMQALAERLTDRLTGTVFEGYEPLGFTGLKTVSPAPEALVGNPLERVGRRGKYLVFELGGPRILVHLSQAGRLDIEDPPKKTRPKGSVVRLRFTVPDDDRVLALLVREHGTERKAGWWIVGEGDDGPLEKLGPEPDNEEFARLVREGTDGRRIHTLLRDQRTVSGVGRGYADDALHRARLSPYASLKTLDADERERLLDSVRAVLADGLERERTRTGGLSENKLGGHFVVHGKAGVPCPVCGDDLKRVSYESHEVVYCPRCQTGGKVLADRRLSRLIK
- a CDS encoding nuclear transport factor 2 family protein — its product is MTFDRDEVEAAFRTYWELGAVGEDWDAWCDECFTADVTYIEHQLGNRNGREEVRAWIKPTMEEYGSIYTVYEWHIIEGDRLVVSMQNRRDHPDAAQPPIDFRGITILEYAGDGKFSSEEDFWSIAEGVATMKQWIAATRDHGEFLAQRTRRDWGSGPAWTIGAPTFAGSLGARS
- a CDS encoding class I SAM-dependent methyltransferase; this encodes MNEEHLAVCASDEWRDALKQWIMPWALTGVELGADVIEIGPGPGLTTDELRQQVARLTAVELDPSLAGALAERLAGTNVEVVNADATAIPLDDDRFTGAVSFTMLHHVPTLELQDRIFGELARVLAPDGALVLSDSVASDDLRAFHDGDTYNPVDPTTVDARLARAGFDAIDVRVNEYGWAAHARKR
- a CDS encoding AarF/UbiB family protein, with product MSSEGGPEPANALASDVADFGFSDRGPWVVDPDAMSWRVGLEALRERANAEAPRLLKPRKVPPVRRVLDVSARVGVALGIWYAVERRQEPSARRRALSRRLRVAFAHLGPTYIKMGQIVSSGEGLFPEELVSEFKLLRDRVPPETFEHVREVVEADLGKRIEAVFSRFEREPIAAASIAQVHAATLHTGEEVVVKVQRPKVARLVREDLQALAWLAPRLIGRIPVAALANPPALVELFAETIVEELDFRLEAENMLDIARVLAETGQRATIVPRPHPRYVTRRVLVMERLDGFAWDDVASMKRAGVDTEAVLHAGLVAFMEGAMLYGVFHGDLHGGNLRVQPDGRTALMDFGITGRLTPLKRIAFLFLLMGATTGDIRAQLGALRDLGAFPADTDLDAVSRDLGLDQPLVDPTTLSADELVHQLQDLTKQLLAYGARAPKELMLFVKNMMFLDGAIATLAPDLDILEEIQKVHMEIGARHGERLAMEMGVDPALATVFDAASVKAAMGLPADVEKLTYRDVQARRELIRSRFEARRKGGS